The following are encoded in a window of Candidatus Poribacteria bacterium genomic DNA:
- a CDS encoding HEPN domain-containing protein: MHLEIKTFSRKDFRFSRTHDLKELLGLIVPSVPIWQVWEPDFSSLSKHAVATRYPGASATVEDAEYAVRICDEVGQTVREQLKLPLDVSDN, from the coding sequence ATGCATTTAGAAATCAAGACTTTTTCGAGAAAGGATTTTCGTTTTTCGAGGACGCACGATTTGAAGGAATTATTGGGACTGATTGTTCCGTCTGTCCCGATTTGGCAAGTGTGGGAACCTGACTTTTCATCGCTTTCTAAACATGCGGTGGCAACTCGCTATCCCGGTGCCTCCGCTACAGTAGAGGATGCCGAGTATGCCGTGCGCATCTGCGATGAGGTTGGGCAAACCGTGCGCGAGCAGTTGAAGTTACCACTTGATGTATCAGATAACTAA
- a CDS encoding fumarylacetoacetate hydrolase family protein, producing the protein MKLVTFQTKSTNTTPKLGAWIGSDQIVDLTAVAPDMCQFFEQNCIADAQGYIERTNLSDVTFPVADVQLLAPFPRPASLRDFGVFKTHMDAAARITGKEISPEWFKLPNYYRGSTSPSSIAGNEALVTWPNYTQKLDFELEWGVYIGKTGKNISVAEASEYIAGYTIYNDISARDIQFRHMTLALGPAKGKDFDNSNIMGPCLVTPDEINDPYNLRMIARVNGEVWADGNTSDMYYSFEEMISFVSQSETLYPGEFLGSGTVGKGCGWELDRWIQPGDVIELEVENIGVLNNQIGEPEVNAAAWTEKGL; encoded by the coding sequence ATGAAACTCGTTACCTTTCAAACCAAATCGACGAACACTACACCAAAACTCGGCGCGTGGATCGGCAGTGACCAGATCGTTGACCTCACCGCTGTCGCCCCAGATATGTGCCAATTCTTTGAACAGAATTGCATCGCTGACGCGCAAGGGTACATCGAACGCACAAACCTATCCGATGTCACTTTCCCTGTTGCTGATGTGCAGTTGCTCGCGCCGTTTCCACGTCCCGCAAGCCTGCGGGATTTCGGTGTATTCAAAACCCACATGGATGCTGCTGCGCGGATTACCGGTAAAGAAATTTCGCCTGAATGGTTCAAACTGCCCAATTACTACCGCGGTAGCACGAGTCCATCCTCCATCGCTGGAAACGAAGCCCTGGTCACTTGGCCCAACTACACCCAAAAACTCGACTTTGAACTCGAATGGGGCGTCTATATCGGCAAAACTGGGAAAAACATCTCTGTAGCAGAAGCCTCCGAGTACATCGCCGGCTACACGATTTACAACGACATCAGTGCACGCGATATTCAATTCCGGCACATGACCCTAGCACTCGGTCCCGCGAAAGGGAAAGATTTTGACAATAGCAACATTATGGGACCCTGCCTCGTTACACCCGATGAAATCAACGATCCGTACAACCTCCGAATGATCGCTAGAGTCAACGGTGAAGTCTGGGCAGACGGCAATACCTCGGATATGTATTACTCCTTTGAAGAAATGATTTCGTTCGTTTCACAATCAGAGACGCTCTATCCCGGCGAGTTTTTAGGTTCTGGCACCGTCGGAAAAGGGTGCGGGTGGGAACTCGATCGCTGGATTCAACCCGGGGATGTCATTGAACTTGAGGTCGAAAACATCGGTGTACTCAACAACCAAATCGGTGAACCGGAAGTCAACGCCGCGGCATGGACGGAAAAAGGGCTCTAA
- a CDS encoding glucose 1-dehydrogenase, translated as MRLKDKVAIVTGAASGIGKATAILFAEHGAKIVVADIDETRANQTVAAIRDAGNEAIYVQTDVTLSDNTERMVQETLNTYGKLDILLSSAGIAMRLAVADLPEEDWHRCLNVNLTGVYLCAKAAIPAMQENGGGSIINLSSIYGLVGADVRAAYVASKGGVTNLTRGMALDYAEDNIRVNCICPGFVETPLVAGVIKTPKEYQTLADKHPMRRLAQPEEIAYGALYLASDESAFVTGIALPIDGGYTAG; from the coding sequence ATGCGACTCAAAGACAAGGTAGCCATCGTTACAGGTGCCGCATCCGGTATTGGAAAAGCCACAGCGATCCTGTTCGCCGAACACGGCGCGAAGATAGTCGTCGCCGATATCGATGAAACCCGCGCAAACCAGACCGTTGCCGCTATCCGAGACGCAGGCAACGAAGCGATCTATGTCCAAACCGACGTGACTCTTTCAGATAACACCGAGCGTATGGTGCAGGAGACCCTTAACACCTACGGAAAACTTGATATCTTACTCAGCAGTGCCGGAATCGCAATGCGGCTCGCAGTCGCCGATTTGCCAGAGGAAGACTGGCACCGTTGTCTAAATGTAAACCTCACTGGGGTCTATCTCTGTGCCAAAGCCGCGATCCCCGCAATGCAGGAAAATGGGGGTGGTTCCATTATCAACCTGTCCTCCATCTACGGACTTGTTGGCGCCGACGTTCGGGCAGCGTATGTCGCTTCCAAAGGTGGCGTGACGAACCTCACACGCGGGATGGCACTCGACTACGCCGAGGACAACATTCGGGTTAACTGCATCTGTCCCGGTTTCGTTGAAACGCCGTTAGTCGCCGGTGTCATTAAAACACCAAAGGAATATCAGACGCTCGCCGATAAGCATCCGATGCGCCGGCTCGCGCAACCTGAAGAGATCGCCTATGGCGCGCTATACCTCGCCTCCGACGAGTCTGCCTTCGTTACAGGCATCGCTTTACCGATTGATGGCGGCTACACCGCAGGATAA
- a CDS encoding cytochrome-c peroxidase, producing MCLRTIWIIGSVALLLFGCGEEGIEEMQPESEPEPFTEMPNLFTESEWAVIESLSPLPDKPPPSPTNRVADNADAAQLGQMFFFDARFSREGTISCATCHSPFHGFADVEATSLGNSRGTRNTPTLLNAAYNKWQFWDGRAETLWAQALFALEGSDEQAGTRLQYAHLIKRHYEVEYEVLFGTLPELEDAARFPPNGKPGDAAFDNMSKADQVAVNTVFVNIGKAIEAYERLLISRNAPFDRYVAGDEAAITPQAKRGLKIFIGKGVCVLCHGTPHFRDNDFHNLGIPQGPLPEDTGRFQGIADLLADPFNSAGIYSDSKVDAARMLNLLEPRLEHQGEFKTPTLRNVALTPPYFHTGEFPTLASVIEFNDAGGTTNEFVGRSAVPVEPLHLSEQEKSDLVEFLETLTGEPPPAHLLIKPKLP from the coding sequence ATGTGCCTAAGAACTATCTGGATTATAGGCAGCGTCGCTCTACTTCTCTTTGGGTGCGGTGAGGAAGGCATTGAGGAAATGCAACCCGAATCTGAGCCAGAACCTTTCACGGAGATGCCCAACCTCTTCACTGAGAGTGAATGGGCAGTGATTGAAAGTTTATCGCCTCTACCTGACAAACCACCACCAAGCCCGACAAATCGCGTCGCTGATAATGCAGACGCCGCGCAGTTAGGGCAGATGTTTTTCTTTGACGCACGATTCTCAAGGGAAGGTACGATTTCCTGCGCAACATGCCATTCCCCCTTCCACGGCTTCGCTGATGTTGAAGCCACTTCATTGGGCAATAGTCGCGGCACAAGAAACACACCAACCCTCCTCAATGCCGCCTACAACAAATGGCAATTTTGGGACGGACGTGCCGAGACTCTCTGGGCACAAGCACTTTTCGCACTTGAAGGTAGCGATGAACAAGCCGGCACACGACTCCAGTACGCACACCTCATCAAACGGCATTATGAAGTAGAATATGAAGTCCTTTTCGGCACGCTTCCTGAACTTGAAGATGCCGCGCGTTTCCCGCCTAATGGTAAACCCGGCGATGCGGCGTTCGATAACATGTCCAAAGCAGATCAGGTTGCTGTGAACACCGTCTTTGTAAACATCGGCAAGGCAATCGAAGCCTACGAACGCCTTTTGATAAGTCGGAACGCACCCTTTGATCGGTATGTAGCAGGCGATGAAGCGGCGATTACACCGCAAGCGAAACGCGGGTTAAAGATATTCATTGGAAAGGGGGTTTGTGTTCTCTGCCACGGTACACCACACTTTAGAGACAACGATTTTCACAACCTTGGAATACCACAGGGACCATTGCCAGAAGACACCGGACGTTTCCAAGGAATCGCAGATCTCTTAGCCGATCCGTTTAACAGTGCAGGCATTTATAGCGATTCCAAAGTGGATGCCGCACGCATGCTGAATCTCTTGGAACCGAGACTGGAACATCAAGGCGAGTTCAAAACGCCGACCCTCCGTAACGTCGCACTCACGCCACCCTACTTTCACACCGGCGAATTTCCAACACTCGCTTCTGTAATTGAATTCAACGACGCAGGCGGCACCACAAACGAATTTGTCGGCAGGAGCGCAGTTCCCGTGGAACCCCTCCACCTCAGCGAACAAGAAAAAAGCGATCTTGTCGAGTTCTTAGAGACGTTGACAGGCGAACCACCACCCGCACATTTGCTAATAAAGCCTAAACTTCCTTAG